Proteins from a genomic interval of Garra rufa chromosome 4, GarRuf1.0, whole genome shotgun sequence:
- the LOC141332967 gene encoding epidermal differentiation-specific protein-like: MSKIIVFSKEGFEGRTAEFKNSVHNLEEKGFNDAISSVKVIGAPWVAYYGKNFTGKQRVFEEGEYATLEDKEKFSSLRMITDDLDNPEITLFEHINYQGRKVTLHQETNLQEIDFSDIASSHKVKGGVWVLYEHINRQGDQLVAFPGEEVPSYLPFCFNDVVSYVRPLLPKP; this comes from the coding sequence ATGAGCAAGATCATTGTTTTTAGCAAAGAAGGCTTTGAGGGCAGAACAGCTGAATTCAAGAACAGTGTCCACAACTTAGAAGAAAAGGGCTTCAATGACGCCATCTCGTCCGTAAAAGTCATCGGCGCACCATGGGTAGCATATTATGGGAAGAATTTCACTGGAAAGCAGCGGGTGTTTGAGGAAGGAGAGTATGCTACCCTTGAAGACAAAGAAAAGTTTTCTTCCCTCAGGATGATCACAGATGACCTGGACAACCCTGAGATCACGTTGTTTGAGCACATCAACTATCAAGGAAGGAAAGTGACCCTACACCAAGAAACCAATCTTCAAGAAATCGATTTCAGCGACATCGCTTCCTCCCACAAAGTGAAAGGTGGTGTCTGGGTCCTCTACGAGCACATCAATCGTCAGGGTGACCAGCTTGTGGCTTTCCCTGGGGAAGAAGTTCCCAGCTATTTGCCGTTCTGCTTCAATGATGTGGTCAGCTATGTGCGTCCCTTGCTGCCGAAGCCATAG